One region of Manis pentadactyla isolate mManPen7 chromosome 9, mManPen7.hap1, whole genome shotgun sequence genomic DNA includes:
- the LOC118928762 gene encoding LOW QUALITY PROTEIN: U6 snRNA-associated Sm-like protein LSm5 (The sequence of the model RefSeq protein was modified relative to this genomic sequence to represent the inferred CDS: deleted 1 base in 1 codon; substituted 1 base at 1 genomic stop codon): protein MTANATTNLSQLLPQELVDKCXIGSGTHTLMKSDQEIVGVLLGLDHFVSRVLEDVTEFEITPEGRIAKLDQILLNRNNITMLVPGRERPKV, encoded by the exons ATGACAGCTAATGCTACCACCAACCTGTCCCAGCTACTACCTCAAGAGCTTGTGGATAAATGT TAGATAGGGTCAGGAACTCACACTTTGATGAAGAGTGATCAGGAAATTGTTGGCGTGCTTCTAGGATTGGATCACTTTGTCAGTAGGGTACTAGAGGATGTCACCGAGTTTGAAATCACCCCAGAAGGAAGGATTGCTAAATTAGATCAGATTTTgctaaatagaaataatataacaATGCTTGTTCCTGGAAGAGAAAGACCTAAAGTATGA
- the LOC118928763 gene encoding LOW QUALITY PROTEIN: olfactory receptor 10P1-like (The sequence of the model RefSeq protein was modified relative to this genomic sequence to represent the inferred CDS: inserted 1 base in 1 codon) translates to MAKENQTLPEFLLLGFADLRTLQRPLFWVVLLVYLATLLGNSVIIFLTQGIPELHTPMYFFLHHLSVVELLYTTNIMPRTLADLASPHPWAISFQGCAXMYVFIVLGISECCLLTATAYDCYAAICQSLYYPALMSQQACSAMVGISWLMGIITVTMDSSLIFTLPFPSCPVVPHFLCDILPVLRLASTGKPRSEISVMTAAAVFIIVPFSLIVTSYACILGAILAMTSTQSRHKVFSTCSSHLLVVFLFFGTATITYTWPQAGSLASTDRILSLFYTIITPILNSSIYTLWNKEVTGALWQMVKRQGFSP, encoded by the exons ATGGCTAAGGAAAATCAGACTCTGCCTGAATTCCTTCTTCTAGGATTTGCTGACCTCAGGACTCTGCAGAGGCCCCTGTTCTGGGTGGTGCTTCTGGTCTACCTGGCCACCTTGCTGGGTAATTCTGTGATCATCTTCCTCACTCAGGGTATCCCTGAActgcacacccccatgtacttcttcctgcacCACCTGTCAGTGGTAGAGCTCCTCTACACCACCAACATCATGCCCAGAACCCTCGCTGACCTGGCCTCCCCACACCCCTGGGCCATCTCCTTCCAGGGCTGTG GCATGTATGTCTTCATTGTCCTGGGCATCTCAGAGTGCTGCCTGCTCACAGCCACAGCCTATGACTGCTATGCTGCCATCTGCCAATCCCTGTACTACCCCGCCCTCATGAGCCAGCAGGCCTGCTCAGCCATGGTGGGCATCTCCTGGCTCATGGGCATCATCACAGTCACGATGGACTCCTCACTCATCTTCACTCTGCCTTTCCCCAGCTGCCCAGTGGTCCCGCACTTCCTCTGCGACATCCTGCCAGTACTGAGGCTGGCCAGTACAGGGAAGCCCAGGAGCGAGATCTCCGTGATGACAGCCGCTGCGGTCTTCATCATAGTCCCATTCTCTCTGATTGTCACCTCTTATGCCTGCATCCTGGGTGCCATCCTGGCAATGACCTCCACCCAGAGCCGCCACAAGGTCTTCTctacctgctcctcccacctacTGGTGGTCTTCCTCTTCTTTGGAACAGCCACCATCACCTACACCTGGCCCCAGGCAGGCTCCTTGGCCAGCACAGACCGTATCCTCAGCCTCTTCTACACAATCATCACACCCATACTCAACTCCAGCATCTACACACTTTGGAACAAGGAGGTGACAGGGGCCTTGTGGCAAATGGTGAAGAGGCAGGGCTTCTCACCCTGA